Proteins encoded within one genomic window of Gemmatimonadota bacterium:
- a CDS encoding peptidylprolyl isomerase, whose amino-acid sequence MARLPGGERGRAVWREPTVHFVLIALLMFGAHTATQRIRGADRVEIRHDLVLARAAQIEAAIGLPLTPDELQRLEDNFIDEQILVREARLLGLDDDPQVHDLLAQKMLDVLSAGVLRPSRAELESFYAQHRAAYSSAPRVWLTELIVPAAHPGSAALAAALQSGSAPADLPGASTLQASPLDSVSSTDLQRIFGDSMATRVLAASPTSWVGPYTSVRGQHWLWVASVLPGSTPPLDSISAQVRVDWVAERESTVLREKVDELRERYTIVFVDENER is encoded by the coding sequence ATGGCCAGGCTCCCAGGCGGCGAGCGTGGGCGGGCTGTATGGCGTGAACCTACCGTCCACTTCGTCCTCATCGCGCTCTTGATGTTCGGCGCCCACACCGCCACGCAGCGGATCCGGGGCGCGGATCGTGTGGAGATCCGGCACGATCTGGTCCTCGCCCGTGCCGCCCAGATCGAGGCGGCCATCGGCCTGCCACTGACGCCCGACGAGCTCCAGCGCCTGGAGGACAACTTCATCGACGAGCAGATCCTCGTCCGTGAGGCACGGCTCCTGGGACTCGATGACGACCCGCAGGTGCACGATCTGCTCGCTCAGAAGATGCTCGACGTTCTCAGCGCGGGGGTCCTGCGGCCGTCGCGCGCGGAGCTGGAGTCGTTCTACGCCCAGCACCGGGCTGCCTATTCGTCCGCGCCCCGCGTGTGGCTGACCGAGCTGATCGTGCCCGCAGCCCACCCCGGGTCCGCCGCCCTGGCGGCGGCCTTGCAGAGCGGGTCGGCACCCGCGGACCTGCCTGGTGCCTCCACCCTGCAGGCGTCCCCCCTGGACAGCGTGTCCTCCACCGACCTGCAACGGATCTTCGGGGACTCGATGGCCACCCGGGTCCTGGCGGCATCTCCGACGTCCTGGGTGGGACCGTACACCAGCGTCCGCGGACAGCACTGGCTCTGGGTCGCGTCCGTGCTCCCGGGGTCGACCCCTCCGCTGGACTCGATCTCCGCCCAGGTCCGTGTGGATTGGGTCGCGGAGCGGGAGTCGACGGTCCTACGAGAGAAGGTGGACGAGCTCCGGGAGCGATACACGATCGTGTTCGTGGACGAGAACGAACGGTGA
- a CDS encoding HupE/UreJ family protein, giving the protein MTALALVGLGLLFGTVPARHDVETTSIARVFLDETGVGRYELTVVDTGAPPLTALPGLLPSVCRGRPDGRGPDPARHLEFTCERPLTFSDTIELPWSLSGVVVLARWQDGTEASGFYRGSGRSVRVPLEGLRADRGSLGSVAHRYFVMGVEHILFGLDHLFFVLGLLVLVRGTRPLLVTITAFTVAHSLTLGAAAAGFIPLDPAPVEAAIALSIMLLAREIVVLGRTGDSAHLIHRRPWIVAFVFGLLHGLGFAGALGSIGLRSGDIPLALLFFNVGVEAGQIAFVVVAVAALRALAVAAAPLAERAPRYIGYALGSVACLWLFERLPAVFLPS; this is encoded by the coding sequence GTGACGGCGCTCGCACTCGTAGGCCTTGGCCTCCTCTTCGGGACCGTACCCGCCCGACACGACGTCGAGACGACCTCGATCGCTCGGGTGTTCCTCGACGAGACCGGTGTGGGTCGCTACGAGCTGACGGTCGTCGATACCGGCGCGCCTCCGTTGACGGCGCTTCCGGGCCTGCTGCCCTCGGTGTGCCGCGGGCGTCCGGACGGGCGCGGACCCGACCCGGCCCGCCACCTCGAGTTCACCTGCGAGCGCCCGCTGACCTTCTCGGATACGATCGAGCTGCCGTGGTCTCTCTCCGGCGTCGTGGTGTTGGCACGTTGGCAGGACGGAACGGAGGCGTCGGGATTCTATCGCGGCAGCGGTCGTTCCGTCCGGGTTCCGCTCGAAGGTCTTCGGGCCGATCGTGGATCCCTGGGCTCGGTCGCGCACCGCTACTTCGTGATGGGGGTCGAGCACATCCTGTTCGGGCTCGACCATCTCTTCTTTGTGCTGGGCCTGCTGGTGCTCGTGCGCGGCACACGGCCGCTGCTCGTCACCATCACCGCCTTCACCGTGGCGCACAGCCTTACCCTCGGCGCAGCGGCTGCGGGGTTCATTCCGCTCGACCCGGCGCCGGTCGAGGCGGCCATCGCGCTGTCGATCATGCTGCTGGCCCGCGAGATCGTCGTGCTCGGCCGAACGGGTGACTCCGCCCATCTCATCCACCGGCGCCCGTGGATCGTGGCGTTCGTCTTCGGGCTGCTGCATGGTCTGGGGTTTGCCGGGGCGCTCGGCTCCATCGGCCTGCGCTCGGGCGACATCCCGCTCGCCCTCCTGTTCTTCAACGTCGGCGTGGAGGCGGGGCAGATCGCGTTCGTCGTGGTGGCCGTGGCCGCGCTGCGCGCGCTCGCGGTCGCGGCCGCGCCCCTGGCCGAACGCGCTCCGCGGTATATCGGATACGCGCTGGGCTCGGTCGCCTGCTTGTGGCTGTTCGAGCGACTGCCGGCGGTGTTCCTGCCCTCCTGA